Proteins encoded together in one Thermococcus barophilus MP window:
- a CDS encoding aminotransferase-like domain-containing protein, whose translation MDYNKFLAGRANWIKGSALAEVMKKAAELQSKGKNLISLAAGDPDPNLIPREVLGKLAKDVLANIPSSVMYTPANGIPELREEVAKFLKKYEHVEVSPEEIVITVGGTGALDLLGRILIDPGDVVITENPSYINTILAFEQLGAKVEGVPIDSKGMKPDALQEKIRELKSKGQKIKFIYTIPTGQNPMGVTMSEERRKALLEIASEHDLLIVEDTAYNFMKYEDREIRSLKALDKEGRVIVAGTLSKVLGTGFRIGWVVAKGEIRDKVLMEKSPIDFCAPTISQYIALEYLKRGYFEEYHLKRALPGYKEKRDAMVNALQEHLPNAEFTKPIAGMFVMLFLPENADGMAFANELMERKGVVVVPGKPFYTDESGRNTIRLNFSRPSKEEIEEGIKRLAELYNEKF comes from the coding sequence ATGGACTATAATAAATTTTTGGCTGGAAGGGCTAACTGGATTAAAGGATCAGCACTGGCAGAAGTTATGAAAAAAGCTGCAGAGCTCCAGAGCAAAGGGAAAAACCTTATCTCTTTAGCCGCTGGAGATCCGGATCCTAATTTAATTCCAAGAGAAGTCTTAGGGAAGCTTGCAAAGGACGTTTTAGCCAATATTCCAAGCTCTGTAATGTACACGCCAGCAAATGGAATTCCTGAGCTCAGAGAGGAGGTTGCTAAATTCCTCAAAAAGTATGAACACGTGGAGGTTTCTCCGGAGGAGATAGTAATAACTGTAGGGGGCACTGGGGCTCTTGATTTGCTTGGGAGGATTCTTATAGATCCCGGAGATGTTGTAATCACTGAGAATCCAAGCTACATCAATACAATACTGGCGTTTGAGCAGCTTGGAGCAAAAGTGGAAGGGGTTCCTATTGATAGCAAAGGAATGAAACCAGACGCTCTCCAAGAAAAGATTAGAGAGCTTAAGTCAAAGGGTCAGAAGATAAAGTTCATCTACACAATTCCAACAGGTCAGAATCCCATGGGAGTAACAATGAGTGAGGAGAGAAGAAAAGCACTCCTTGAAATTGCAAGTGAGCATGACCTTTTGATAGTTGAGGATACAGCATATAATTTTATGAAATACGAAGACAGGGAAATAAGATCATTGAAAGCGCTTGATAAGGAGGGAAGAGTCATTGTGGCTGGAACACTGAGCAAAGTTCTTGGAACAGGCTTTAGGATTGGGTGGGTAGTAGCGAAAGGAGAGATCAGGGATAAAGTCCTGATGGAGAAGTCTCCAATAGACTTCTGTGCTCCAACAATTTCTCAATACATTGCTCTCGAATATTTGAAGAGAGGATATTTTGAGGAATATCACCTAAAAAGAGCCCTCCCAGGTTATAAAGAAAAGCGAGATGCCATGGTAAATGCTCTCCAGGAGCATCTGCCTAATGCAGAATTCACGAAGCCGATAGCCGGAATGTTCGTTATGCTGTTCCTTCCAGAAAATGCTGATGGGATGGCATTTGCGAATGAGCTGATGGAGAGAAAAGGCGTTGTTGTGGTTCCGGGAAAGCCGTTCTACACAGATGAGAGTGGAAGAAATACAATAAGGCTCAACTTCTCAAGACCAAGCAAAGAGGAGATCGAAGAGGGAATAAAGAGGCTTGCAGAACTCTATAATGAGAAATTCTAA
- the gyaR gene encoding glyoxylate reductase: protein MRKPKVFITRQIPETAINVIREYYEVEVWRDEKEPPREVLLEKVRDVDALVTLLSDKIDREILDNAPRLRIIAQYAVGYDNIDIEEATRRGIYVTNTPDVLTEATADFAWALLLATARQLVDADKFVRSGEWKRKGVAWHPLMYLGYDVYGKTIGIIGFGRIGQAIARRARGFNMKILYYSRTRKPEKEEELGAEFKPLNELLRESDFVVLAVPLTKETYYMINEKRLKLMKPMAILINIARGKVVDTKALIKALEEGWIAGAGLDVFEEEPYYNKELFKLKNVTLAPHIGSATYGARYAMAELVARNLIAFAKGEVPPTLVNREVLNVRKPGFSR, encoded by the coding sequence ATGAGGAAACCCAAAGTGTTCATTACAAGACAGATTCCGGAGACCGCGATCAATGTTATCAGAGAGTACTATGAGGTAGAAGTCTGGAGAGATGAAAAAGAACCCCCGAGAGAAGTACTGCTTGAGAAGGTTAGAGACGTTGATGCCTTAGTAACTCTGCTGAGCGACAAAATTGACAGGGAAATCCTTGACAATGCCCCAAGACTTAGAATCATCGCTCAATATGCAGTCGGCTACGACAATATTGACATTGAAGAGGCTACGAGAAGAGGAATCTATGTAACCAACACGCCAGACGTTTTAACCGAAGCCACAGCAGATTTCGCTTGGGCTCTGCTTTTAGCAACAGCGAGGCAGTTAGTTGATGCTGATAAATTTGTGAGGAGTGGGGAATGGAAGAGAAAAGGCGTTGCATGGCATCCGCTCATGTACCTCGGCTATGATGTCTATGGAAAGACAATCGGAATAATAGGCTTTGGAAGAATAGGACAGGCGATAGCAAGAAGAGCCAGGGGATTTAACATGAAGATTCTCTATTATTCTCGCACAAGAAAGCCTGAAAAAGAGGAAGAACTTGGAGCTGAGTTTAAACCGTTAAATGAGCTGCTTAGGGAGAGCGACTTCGTGGTTTTAGCAGTTCCATTGACAAAGGAAACCTACTATATGATAAACGAGAAGAGGCTTAAGCTCATGAAGCCAATGGCAATACTTATCAATATCGCAAGAGGAAAGGTTGTTGATACAAAAGCCTTGATTAAAGCTCTCGAAGAGGGCTGGATTGCCGGAGCGGGCTTAGACGTCTTTGAAGAAGAACCCTACTATAACAAGGAGCTCTTTAAACTGAAGAACGTGACCTTGGCACCACATATAGGTAGTGCAACTTACGGAGCAAGATATGCAATGGCAGAGCTTGTTGCGAGGAATTTGATAGCCTTCGCTAAAGGTGAAGTTCCGCCAACACTTGTGAATAGAGAAGTCCTGAATGTTAGGAAGCCTGGGTTCAGCCGATGA
- a CDS encoding DUF72 domain-containing protein: MIFVGTCGFCEARKRYFQNFKTVEIQQTFYRILKEKTLKKWQSEAPEDFIFSIKAFQGITHPANSPTWKRSNVKPSRDVGFLKPTNEVFKYWEITLNEARILNASFILIQLPKSFKETEENFANAEGFFSKISRDIEIAVELRGWSEKGIKKFVREFDVIDVTDPLARKPLHKGNINYYRLHGAYENGRIIYKHKYTDEELEKIAERVKEWNKKESYIYFNNVYMCDDAKRFKRLI; the protein is encoded by the coding sequence ATGATCTTTGTTGGTACCTGTGGCTTTTGTGAAGCCCGCAAAAGATATTTCCAAAATTTCAAGACAGTTGAAATTCAGCAGACTTTTTACCGAATTTTGAAAGAAAAGACCCTTAAAAAATGGCAGAGCGAAGCACCCGAGGACTTTATATTCTCAATCAAGGCTTTTCAGGGAATAACACATCCAGCCAATAGTCCAACATGGAAGAGGAGCAACGTTAAGCCAAGCAGAGATGTTGGATTTTTGAAGCCTACCAATGAGGTCTTTAAGTACTGGGAGATAACACTCAACGAAGCAAGAATTTTGAACGCAAGTTTTATCTTAATCCAGCTTCCCAAAAGTTTTAAGGAAACCGAGGAAAACTTTGCCAACGCTGAAGGGTTCTTCTCGAAGATAAGCAGGGACATTGAGATAGCTGTTGAGCTTAGAGGCTGGAGCGAAAAGGGGATAAAGAAATTCGTGAGAGAATTTGATGTCATTGATGTAACAGACCCTCTCGCCAGAAAGCCTCTTCACAAAGGGAACATCAATTACTATCGCCTTCATGGGGCATACGAGAACGGGAGGATAATTTACAAGCACAAATATACTGATGAAGAGCTTGAAAAGATTGCAGAACGGGTAAAAGAGTGGAACAAAAAGGAAAGCTACATTTACTTTAACAATGTCTATATGTGTGACGATGCAAAAAGGTTTAAGAGGCTGATTTAA
- a CDS encoding diphthine--ammonia ligase: MKIATLFSGGKDSTYALYWAMQQGFDVKYLVSIHSKSEESYMYHVPNIHLTDLQAEAIGIPLIKGYTTGEKEKEVEDLKRVLEGLDIDGVVAGALESEYQRVRIERVCHELGLRSYTPLWHKNPEMLLRDMLHAGFEIVIVGVSAYGLDKKWLGRIVDEKAIEDLKELNRKYGIHIGGEGGEFETFVKDAPFFKARIVFDEVEKIWDEYTYSGVLVVKRAHLEWK, translated from the coding sequence ATGAAAATAGCAACTTTGTTTTCGGGAGGGAAGGACTCAACATACGCCTTATACTGGGCAATGCAGCAGGGATTTGATGTGAAATATCTGGTTAGCATTCACTCTAAGAGTGAAGAGAGCTATATGTACCATGTCCCGAACATTCATCTAACAGATTTGCAGGCTGAGGCGATAGGGATTCCCCTAATTAAAGGATATACCACTGGGGAAAAAGAAAAGGAAGTTGAGGACTTAAAGAGGGTTCTTGAAGGGTTGGACATTGATGGGGTCGTTGCTGGGGCTTTGGAGAGCGAATATCAGAGAGTGAGGATTGAGAGGGTTTGTCATGAGCTTGGGCTGAGAAGCTACACTCCGCTGTGGCACAAGAACCCAGAGATGCTTTTGAGGGATATGCTGCATGCTGGCTTTGAGATTGTGATAGTTGGAGTGTCTGCTTACGGTCTGGATAAGAAGTGGCTTGGAAGAATTGTTGATGAAAAAGCCATTGAGGATCTTAAAGAGCTGAACAGAAAATATGGCATTCACATTGGAGGAGAGGGCGGGGAATTTGAGACCTTCGTTAAGGATGCGCCGTTTTTTAAAGCAAGAATAGTTTTTGATGAAGTTGAAAAAATTTGGGATGAATACACCTATTCGGGAGTTTTGGTCGTTAAAAGAGCGCATTTGGAGTGGAAATAG
- a CDS encoding bifunctional L-myo-inositol-1-phosphate cytidylyltransferase/CDP-L-myo-inositol myo-inositolphosphotransferase, with translation MTPKRAVILAAGLGTRLRKLTEETPKGLLKVAGREILYRTMKVLQELGVEEFIIVTNPKYETKFREFAKKNSFKVQIVINEHPEKGNGYSLYLAKDLVGEKFILVMSDHIYGKAFLERAVKGKGLIVDKAPKYTSVEEATKVRIKDSCVEDIGKHLKDFDAIDTGFFVLTPEIFDVADEILSEKGKAELSEIVKRAKLKVTSVSGFFWMDIDTPEDIKKARKLVIQSSVKGSGDGVISRHLNRKISTRISSFLVDYVTPNQMTVVTFLLGILSALLNFVSIPLAGILYQISSILDGVDGEIARASMKTSRFGGYVDSILDRYVDFAFLLTLAYVTIKEPLWWAIAVTAIFGSAMVSYSTERYKAAYGSDIYREIYTMRYLIGKRDERIFLTMLFCLAGQIKALFALLAVLTNLRIAATVWLVWKNKKD, from the coding sequence ATGACCCCAAAGAGGGCAGTGATTCTTGCGGCTGGACTTGGAACAAGGCTGAGAAAGCTGACTGAAGAAACCCCCAAAGGTCTTCTAAAAGTTGCTGGTAGAGAAATCCTCTATAGAACCATGAAAGTTCTCCAAGAGCTTGGTGTTGAAGAGTTTATAATCGTTACAAATCCAAAATACGAGACTAAATTTAGAGAATTCGCTAAGAAGAATAGTTTTAAGGTTCAGATTGTAATAAACGAACATCCAGAGAAGGGCAATGGGTATTCTCTTTACTTAGCCAAGGATTTAGTTGGCGAAAAGTTCATCCTTGTCATGAGTGATCATATCTATGGAAAAGCTTTTCTTGAGAGAGCTGTGAAAGGGAAAGGTCTCATTGTTGATAAAGCCCCAAAGTATACCAGCGTTGAGGAAGCAACAAAGGTTAGAATCAAAGATAGCTGCGTGGAGGACATTGGAAAGCACCTTAAAGATTTTGACGCCATTGATACTGGATTCTTCGTCTTGACTCCCGAGATATTTGATGTTGCTGATGAGATTCTATCAGAAAAAGGAAAAGCTGAGCTGAGCGAGATCGTGAAAAGAGCAAAGCTTAAAGTAACTTCTGTGAGCGGATTTTTCTGGATGGACATTGACACTCCAGAGGATATCAAGAAAGCAAGAAAGCTTGTAATCCAGAGTTCTGTAAAGGGGAGTGGAGATGGTGTCATATCAAGACATTTGAACAGAAAAATCTCCACGAGAATAAGCTCTTTCTTAGTTGATTACGTTACTCCCAACCAGATGACAGTTGTAACTTTCTTGCTTGGCATTCTCTCAGCTTTACTGAATTTTGTCAGCATTCCCCTAGCCGGGATTCTGTATCAAATAAGCTCTATTCTTGACGGTGTTGATGGAGAGATTGCACGTGCGAGCATGAAGACGAGCAGATTTGGTGGTTATGTGGACTCAATTCTTGACAGATACGTGGACTTTGCATTTCTGCTCACATTGGCTTATGTTACAATTAAAGAACCACTCTGGTGGGCAATAGCTGTGACAGCAATCTTTGGCTCAGCGATGGTAAGCTATTCAACGGAGCGTTATAAGGCAGCGTATGGAAGCGACATTTACAGGGAAATATATACAATGCGATACCTTATCGGAAAGAGGGACGAAAGGATATTCCTAACAATGTTATTCTGCTTAGCCGGGCAAATAAAAGCTCTCTTTGCTCTATTAGCAGTCTTAACAAATCTTAGAATAGCGGCGACAGTTTGGCTGGTATGGAAAAATAAGAAAGACTAA